In Citrus sinensis cultivar Valencia sweet orange chromosome 2, DVS_A1.0, whole genome shotgun sequence, a single genomic region encodes these proteins:
- the LOC102628693 gene encoding 30S ribosomal protein S21, chloroplastic, which produces MATPLSNFFSFILPSNALPKNSTPLAQPNHLSLSSQQKPKNASFSKVAPAQPQESHDSSSASSSSTELASVICPSLAYANTLFFKSAYNVQVVVDENEPEERLLNRFRREVMRAGVIQECKRRRFFETKQDEKKRKTREAAKRNRRRRSQFRVPVQNRQEATPTKKDDDDEDNWELPEGGIPY; this is translated from the exons ATGGCTACCCCACTCTCAAATTTCTTCTCCTTCATCTTACCTTCAAACGCACTTCCAAAAAATTCAACACCACTAGCACAACCCAACCacctctctctttcttctcaGCAAAAACCCAAGAATGCTTCGTTCTCAAAGGTGGCTCCTGCACAACCTCAAGAGAGTCACGACTCATCatctgcttcttcttcttcaactgaATTGGCCTCAGTTATATGCCCTTCTCTTGCATACGCAAATACCCTTTTCTTTAAATCTGCATACAATGTGCAAGTGGTTGTTGATGAGAACGAACCTGAAGAGAGGCTCTTGAATAGGTTTAGAAGAGAAGTCATGAGAGCTGGTGTCATTCAAGAGTGTAAAAGAAGGAGGTTCTTTGAGACCAAGCaagatgagaagaagagaaagacTCGTGAGGCTGCTAAGCGCAATCGCAGAAG GCGTTCTCAATTTAGAGTTCCGGTCCAGAACAGGCAAGAAGCTACTCCAACCAAGAAGGACGATGATGACGAAGATAACTGGGAGTTGCCAGAAGGAGGCATTCCTTATTGA
- the LOC107175851 gene encoding uncharacterized protein At4g15970-like, whose protein sequence is MEDMKVIVTMVGQEWASPGSILDLFLESFRNGMGTKPLLNHLLIVALDNKAFEYCKSVHPHCFYLSNSSIRHARNKQLSLPLLKNNFWIEVTELGYSFVYTDADVMWLRNPIPQVDGLKPITVACDVHPGDLQSINNIMDGGFFYVRSNRVTSKYFKYRELRRILYTNSQDQSLCEETVVNRELFKTLELRFTYMERNLYGGFCQQNVNTSTIHTLRANCCDDTESKVHDLKLLLEDWKNFTKKISMEGWSSPFTWRAPSKCKG, encoded by the exons ATGGAAGACATGAAAGTGATAGTGACCATGGTTGGCCAAGAATGGGCAAGTCCTGGATCCATTCTTGATCTCTTCCTGGAGAGTTTTCGCAACGGCATGGGAACTAAACCCTTATTGAATCACCTGTTGATTGTTGCCTTGGACAACAAGGCATTTGAGTACTGCAAGTCCGTGCATCCCCATTGCTTCTACCTCTCTAACTCTTCAATAAGACATGCTAGGAATAAGCAATTGTCTCTACCTCTACTCAAGAACAATTTCTGGATAGAAGTGACTGAACTGGGCTATAGTTTTGTTTACACT GATGCAGATGTGATGTGGCTTCGAAATCCAATTCCACAGGTTGACGGTTTAAAGCCAATAACAGTTGCATGTGATGTACACCCTGGTGATTTACAAAGCATAAACAACATTATGGATGGGGGATTCTTTTATGTGAGATCAAATAGAGTAACATCAAAGTATTTCAAGTATCGGGAGTTGAGAAGGATTCTGTATACTAATTCTCAAGACCAATCTCTCTGTGAGGAAACTGTTGTAAATAGGGAGCTCTTTAAAACGCTTGAATTGAGGTTCACGTATATGGAGCGCAATCTCTATGGTGGGTTTTGTCAGCAAAATGTAAATACGAGCACAATACATACCTTGCGAGCTAACTGCTGTGATGATACTGAAAGTAAGGTGCATGACCTGAAGCTACTGCTTGAAGATTGGAAAAACTTCACAAAGAAAATCAGCATGGAAGGCTGGTCATCACCATTTACATGGAGAGCTCCTAGCAAATGCAAGGGCTGA